In a genomic window of Gemmatimonadaceae bacterium:
- a CDS encoding flavin reductase family protein, producing the protein MIDHDAFRAVMGRFASGVTVVTSVDADGIDEGMTVSAFCSLSLDPPMVLFCVDRIASMFESLATAPGFIVNILSESQEALARRFSGPDPNRFEGIGYTRGPSGPVVLEDVLGYLECRRVAAYEGGDHRIYVGEVEAAQSREGRPLLHYRGGYAQLER; encoded by the coding sequence ATGATCGACCACGATGCATTTCGTGCCGTCATGGGCCGCTTCGCATCGGGAGTAACAGTAGTGACGTCGGTGGACGCCGACGGTATAGACGAAGGAATGACGGTAAGCGCGTTCTGCTCGCTCAGCCTCGATCCACCGATGGTTCTTTTCTGCGTGGATCGAATTGCATCGATGTTCGAATCGCTGGCCACCGCGCCGGGCTTTATCGTGAATATTCTTTCGGAGAGTCAGGAAGCCCTTGCCCGTCGCTTCTCGGGCCCCGATCCGAACCGCTTCGAGGGGATCGGCTACACGCGGGGGCCTAGTGGCCCGGTGGTCCTCGAGGATGTACTGGGATACCTCGAATGCCGGCGTGTCGCAGCGTACGAGGGCGGAGACCACCGCATCTACGTCGGCGAAGTGGAAGCCGCTCAGTCGAGGGAAGGACGGCCCCTGCTGCACTATCGTGGGGGCTACGCTCAGCTGGAGCGATAG
- a CDS encoding SRPBCC family protein, translated as MTAAMREPCELGPMPLGRPMEIVDERLVRAPWRTMFDIAKNVELWPAYLPHYRYVRFHERATDGGGLVEMAAYRPFGIAGWPTWWLSEMSVDEGAPAIRFRHVEGITKGMDVEWSFRTVGAQSAAPPGRAARGTHVKILHVWDGPPIPLLGIVAATMIIGPVFIHGIASRTLEGLAVTAERDVTAPAAAAASG; from the coding sequence ATGACCGCGGCGATGCGGGAACCCTGCGAGCTTGGCCCGATGCCGCTGGGACGGCCAATGGAAATCGTCGACGAGCGGCTCGTGCGCGCGCCCTGGCGGACGATGTTCGACATCGCGAAAAACGTCGAGCTCTGGCCGGCCTATCTGCCCCATTACCGGTACGTTCGCTTCCACGAGCGAGCGACCGACGGCGGCGGCCTCGTTGAGATGGCGGCGTATCGGCCATTCGGGATAGCTGGCTGGCCGACGTGGTGGCTTTCGGAGATGTCCGTTGACGAAGGCGCCCCGGCGATCCGTTTTCGACACGTCGAGGGTATTACAAAAGGTATGGACGTCGAGTGGAGCTTTCGTACTGTAGGCGCTCAGAGTGCCGCCCCGCCCGGACGGGCAGCCAGGGGTACCCACGTCAAGATCCTGCACGTCTGGGACGGACCACCAATCCCGCTGCTCGGCATCGTTGCAGCGACGATGATCATCGGGCCGGTGTTCATCCATGGAATTGCATCCCGCACGCTCGAGGGACTTGCCGTGACGGCAGAGCGGGATGTCACAGCACCAGCCGCCGCAGCAGCGTCGGGCTGA
- a CDS encoding amidohydrolase, protein MLRVPPARVLSGVATLVVISLTAATAHAQRVPAQSRPTTARADLVVTNARIYTVDNARPMASALVVRNGRVIFVGSDSEARLLAGSATRLVDLRGRTVIPGMVDAHAHLLGLATSMRNVLLAGSSSYDEVIRRVTERVRTAKPGEWVEGRGWDQNLWPETSFPTHEALSRATPNNPVVLRRVDGHATLANATAMRLAGITASTKDPDGGRIVRLANGNPSGVFVDNAAGLVNRHIPSASTATLREATVVAIAEANRWGLTGIHDAGASRRAIEIFESLAAEGKFNLRNYVMVSDIAADIAYYTRRGPRSGLHGGRIWVRAIKTYADGALGSRGAALLAVYSDDPGNIGLLVKQPAHLQQVAELGLRSGFQVNTHAIGDRGNRVALDAVAAALKAVPTSDHRFRIEHAQIVSAQDIPRFAELGVIPSMQASHQTSDMGWAEARVGPQRVRGAYAWRSLLNTGVVIPNGSDFPVEQVNPLISFHSAVTRQDPSNLPAGGWYPDQVMTREEALRSMTIWPAYAAFQEKELGSLTPGKYADFVVLDRDIMQVPATEILAARVLATYLGGRIVHELK, encoded by the coding sequence ATGCTTCGCGTTCCCCCCGCGCGAGTCCTCTCCGGTGTCGCGACACTCGTCGTGATTTCACTGACCGCCGCAACCGCCCACGCGCAGCGCGTCCCGGCCCAGTCTCGTCCAACAACAGCACGAGCCGACCTCGTCGTGACCAACGCCCGCATCTATACGGTAGACAATGCCAGGCCTATGGCTTCCGCTCTCGTGGTCAGAAACGGCCGGGTCATATTCGTCGGCTCCGATTCAGAGGCCCGACTGCTTGCCGGAAGTGCCACACGGCTCGTGGATCTCAGGGGCCGCACCGTTATTCCCGGCATGGTCGACGCTCATGCGCACCTGCTGGGTCTGGCAACGTCGATGCGGAATGTTCTCCTTGCCGGCTCCAGCAGCTACGATGAAGTGATCAGGCGGGTGACTGAGCGCGTGCGGACAGCGAAGCCTGGCGAATGGGTCGAGGGCAGGGGCTGGGACCAGAATCTCTGGCCCGAGACGAGCTTCCCGACACATGAAGCGCTCTCGCGTGCCACGCCGAACAACCCTGTGGTTCTCCGCCGTGTCGACGGTCATGCGACCCTCGCCAACGCGACGGCAATGCGTCTCGCCGGAATCACCGCCTCGACTAAAGACCCCGACGGTGGAAGAATCGTCAGGCTCGCGAACGGAAATCCTTCCGGCGTGTTCGTCGACAACGCCGCCGGCCTCGTCAACAGGCACATTCCATCGGCGTCGACTGCAACGCTGCGGGAGGCTACGGTCGTCGCAATTGCCGAAGCGAATCGATGGGGGCTCACGGGCATCCACGACGCCGGAGCGTCGAGGCGTGCGATCGAGATATTCGAGTCTCTTGCCGCGGAGGGAAAGTTCAATCTCCGCAACTACGTGATGGTCTCCGACATCGCCGCTGACATCGCCTACTATACGAGACGCGGTCCGCGGAGCGGTCTCCACGGCGGCCGCATCTGGGTCCGCGCAATCAAGACGTACGCCGACGGTGCGCTCGGCTCACGGGGCGCCGCGCTCCTCGCCGTCTACTCGGACGATCCGGGCAACATTGGATTGCTCGTAAAACAGCCCGCTCACCTCCAGCAGGTGGCCGAGCTCGGCCTGCGAAGTGGCTTTCAGGTGAATACCCACGCGATTGGCGACCGCGGCAATCGGGTCGCGCTCGATGCGGTTGCGGCAGCGCTCAAGGCGGTTCCCACGTCAGACCATCGCTTTCGTATCGAGCACGCGCAGATCGTGTCCGCGCAAGACATTCCGCGCTTCGCGGAGCTCGGAGTCATTCCATCGATGCAGGCGAGTCATCAGACAAGCGACATGGGATGGGCGGAAGCCCGCGTTGGCCCGCAGCGTGTGCGTGGCGCCTACGCGTGGCGCTCGCTGCTCAACACCGGAGTCGTGATACCAAACGGTAGTGATTTTCCCGTGGAGCAGGTGAATCCGTTGATCTCCTTCCATTCTGCTGTCACGCGGCAGGATCCGTCGAACCTGCCTGCCGGCGGATGGTACCCCGATCAAGTCATGACTCGCGAAGAAGCGCTTCGCTCGATGACGATCTGGCCCGCATACGCCGCGTTTCAGGAAAAGGAGCTGGGGTCGCTCACGCCCGGGAAATACGCGGACTTCGTCGTGCTCGACCGCGACATCATGCAGGTGCCGGCAACGGAGATCCTCGCGGCTCGTGTTCTGGCGACATATCTCGGTGGCAGAATCGTGCATGAGCTGAAGTAG
- a CDS encoding Xaa-Pro peptidase family protein, giving the protein MLTLETLPTVQAALAEASLDGWLIFDFHGLNPIAGGVLGLNGMATRRTFVLIPREGRPAAITHAIEQGPWRDWPSQWEKTTYSSWRMLESQLRDLVSGKQVAMEYSPGDSIPYLDRVPAGVLEMVRAAGATVVSSGELVSRFYAVWSEENLASHKRAAEVIAGIAMDAGANAGEKAKGRSPLNEYELQRWILDRFAGDRLETDHGPIVAIGANAADPHYEPSADQSSIIGRGDILLIDLWARERNGIYADQTWMFSLGEPSERDVTVWTAIRDARDAALELLRSRIGSGSAVRGGEVDDAARGVIASRGFGDYFIHRTGHSIDPQDLHGSGPQIDNLETREERLLIPGIGFSIEPGVYVPGEVGMRTEVNAYVGQNELIVTPSKIQKDLIIV; this is encoded by the coding sequence ATGCTGACACTCGAGACCCTTCCGACCGTGCAGGCCGCGCTGGCCGAGGCGTCACTCGACGGCTGGCTCATCTTTGATTTTCACGGACTCAATCCAATCGCCGGCGGAGTCCTCGGCCTCAACGGAATGGCAACGCGTCGAACGTTCGTGCTCATTCCGCGCGAGGGCCGGCCGGCCGCAATCACCCATGCGATCGAGCAGGGCCCATGGCGGGATTGGCCGTCGCAATGGGAAAAGACGACATACAGCAGCTGGCGTATGCTCGAGAGCCAGCTTCGCGACCTGGTCTCGGGCAAGCAGGTGGCAATGGAGTACTCACCCGGGGATTCCATTCCCTACCTCGATCGCGTCCCTGCGGGCGTTCTCGAGATGGTCCGCGCCGCTGGGGCGACTGTCGTTTCCAGCGGCGAGCTCGTCTCCCGCTTCTACGCGGTGTGGAGCGAGGAGAATCTCGCATCGCATAAGCGGGCGGCCGAGGTCATAGCGGGAATCGCGATGGACGCGGGCGCGAATGCCGGTGAGAAGGCGAAAGGAAGATCGCCGCTCAACGAGTATGAGCTTCAGCGGTGGATACTCGACCGCTTTGCCGGCGACCGACTCGAGACCGATCATGGGCCAATCGTGGCGATCGGTGCAAATGCGGCGGATCCCCATTACGAGCCATCGGCGGATCAGTCATCGATAATCGGTAGGGGAGATATTCTGCTGATCGATCTCTGGGCGCGGGAGAGGAATGGCATCTACGCGGACCAGACGTGGATGTTCTCGCTGGGCGAACCGAGCGAGCGGGACGTGACGGTGTGGACTGCGATACGCGATGCCCGTGACGCGGCTCTGGAGCTGTTGCGCTCGCGGATCGGCAGCGGTTCAGCGGTGCGGGGCGGAGAGGTGGACGACGCGGCGCGCGGGGTGATCGCCTCCCGCGGATTCGGCGATTACTTCATCCATCGAACGGGCCACTCGATCGATCCGCAGGATTTGCACGGGTCAGGGCCGCAAATCGACAACCTCGAGACGCGTGAGGAGCGATTGCTCATTCCGGGCATCGGCTTTTCCATCGAGCCCGGTGTGTACGTGCCCGGCGAGGTCGGAATGCGGACGGAAGTGAATGCGTACGTCGGACAGAACGAGCTGATCGTAACGCCCTCGAAGATTCAGAAAGATTTGATCATCGTCTGA
- a CDS encoding DUF92 domain-containing protein, translated as MIAGVITLSARRQRSLSSSGASVAFIMGVICTAAGWSWGVLLVALFVSATALSRYRRSTKLVRVGDMLEKGSERDAWQVAANGGVFTAAAIAALIHPSPIWLPVAAGAIAASTADTWATEVGILADHPPKLITTREPVRAGTSGGVTWAGTLAELAGAACIAALTVLLGWGFRSALAAVVGGIAGSLVDSVVGATLQRRRWCDHCGQPTERLLHNCGTTTRPNGGIRWVDNDVVNVIGSATGAVVGLALA; from the coding sequence GTGATTGCCGGTGTCATCACACTCTCGGCGCGACGCCAGCGCAGCCTTTCGTCGAGTGGGGCGTCCGTTGCCTTCATCATGGGAGTCATCTGCACCGCGGCGGGATGGAGCTGGGGCGTGCTGCTCGTTGCGCTCTTCGTTTCCGCGACCGCGCTCTCACGCTACCGCCGCTCGACGAAGCTGGTGCGAGTCGGGGACATGCTGGAAAAAGGGAGCGAGCGCGACGCGTGGCAGGTCGCCGCAAACGGAGGCGTGTTCACGGCGGCGGCGATCGCTGCGCTGATCCATCCTTCTCCCATCTGGCTTCCCGTCGCCGCAGGAGCGATCGCCGCTTCAACGGCTGACACGTGGGCAACAGAGGTCGGAATTCTGGCAGACCATCCGCCCAAGCTCATCACCACGCGTGAACCGGTTCGCGCCGGTACGTCGGGAGGCGTCACCTGGGCAGGAACGCTGGCAGAACTTGCTGGTGCGGCATGCATCGCAGCTCTCACGGTGCTCCTCGGATGGGGCTTCCGATCGGCGCTCGCTGCGGTTGTGGGCGGAATCGCCGGCTCACTGGTCGATTCGGTCGTCGGAGCGACCTTGCAGAGGCGGCGATGGTGCGATCACTGCGGCCAGCCAACGGAACGGCTCCTGCACAATTGCGGTACAACCACCCGCCCGAACGGGGGTATCCGCTGGGTGGACAACGACGTCGTCAACGTCATCGGCTCCGCGACGGGGGCCGTCGTTGGGTTGGCGCTGGCTTAG
- a CDS encoding FAD-dependent oxidoreductase yields MRDAQVVVVGGGPAGSSAAYFMARAGLDVVILDRARFPRDKPCSEYMSPQASRILEEMGALSAVESSGAAQLTGMRVHAPNGATIHGEFLADHGYRGYRDRGLAVRRTVLDAILLERAREAGARVIEGVRVTDVVRDVSGRVIGVRTNCALRDYTAGSGLNCGPRNSDQSGPADANKLFADMIIGADGLRSVVGRRLGLIRSSRWPRRIALVTHYRKVRGVHRFGEMHVDRGGYLGIADVGNGLANVAVVVPVSRAAEIAADRTEFFESWIAERPRIAELFTAAERVDPVQATGPFASAARRAWTPGAALVGDAADFFDPFTGEGIYTALRGGELLAGHVVQSMADRRSAARSAGDAAIRAYDGVRRAEFSGKWRVERLVGAAIAFPALINRAANVLSRRRDMADLLVGVVGDFVPAREVLSPRYLLRLLLPAPAGGA; encoded by the coding sequence ATGCGTGATGCGCAGGTGGTCGTCGTCGGTGGTGGTCCGGCCGGATCGTCTGCGGCGTACTTCATGGCCCGTGCGGGTCTCGACGTTGTGATTCTGGATCGCGCGCGGTTTCCCCGTGACAAACCATGCTCGGAGTACATGAGCCCGCAGGCTTCGCGGATCCTGGAGGAGATGGGCGCGTTGAGCGCCGTCGAGAGCTCTGGCGCCGCTCAGCTAACGGGCATGCGCGTGCATGCGCCCAATGGAGCTACCATCCACGGTGAGTTCCTCGCGGATCACGGGTATCGTGGGTATCGCGACCGGGGGCTGGCCGTCCGTCGCACTGTGCTCGACGCGATCCTGCTCGAACGCGCGCGCGAGGCGGGCGCTCGAGTAATTGAAGGCGTGCGTGTCACTGACGTGGTCCGGGATGTGTCGGGGCGAGTCATTGGGGTAAGGACCAACTGCGCGCTGCGGGACTACACTGCGGGCTCCGGACTAAACTGCGGACCGCGGAATAGCGATCAGAGCGGCCCTGCCGATGCCAACAAACTTTTCGCCGACATGATCATCGGCGCTGACGGACTTCGGTCTGTCGTCGGACGGAGGCTCGGTCTCATCCGCTCCAGCCGGTGGCCGCGGCGGATTGCGCTCGTCACGCACTATCGAAAGGTTCGCGGGGTGCATCGATTTGGCGAAATGCACGTGGATCGCGGCGGATACCTGGGCATTGCCGACGTCGGAAATGGCCTCGCGAACGTGGCCGTCGTCGTTCCCGTTTCACGCGCGGCGGAGATTGCGGCCGATCGTACGGAGTTTTTCGAGAGCTGGATAGCGGAGCGACCGAGGATCGCTGAGCTGTTCACGGCGGCGGAGCGCGTCGATCCTGTGCAGGCCACCGGTCCCTTCGCTTCCGCGGCTCGCCGAGCATGGACGCCCGGAGCAGCCCTCGTTGGGGACGCGGCGGATTTCTTCGACCCGTTCACGGGCGAAGGGATTTACACCGCGCTGCGCGGAGGTGAGCTGCTCGCCGGCCACGTAGTTCAGTCGATGGCGGACCGGCGCAGCGCCGCGCGCTCCGCAGGCGACGCAGCGATTCGTGCCTACGACGGGGTGAGACGAGCCGAGTTCTCGGGTAAATGGAGGGTCGAGCGGCTCGTCGGCGCGGCAATAGCGTTCCCCGCGCTGATCAATCGAGCGGCGAACGTCCTTTCGCGGCGGCGGGACATGGCGGACCTTCTCGTCGGTGTCGTCGGAGATTTCGTGCCCGCGCGCGAAGTGCTGAGCCCGCGCTATCTGCTTCGCCTTCTGCTTCCAGCCCCGGCGGGGGGCGCATGA
- the fabF gene encoding beta-ketoacyl-ACP synthase II: MSRRRAVITGIGAVTPIGTTSDGLWEGIRRERSAVGSVTRFDPSPFRSHNAAEVNDFVPADHLEHKKAKRLDRFGQFSVASAKMALADSGINLAAEDRDRIGTIMGTALGGVAYGEEQYGSFLQRGLRGVDPLLALTVFGGASSCNIAIEFGAYGPNSTNSMSCASGTIALGDAFRQIRDGYADVMISGGAEAPLAPLCFGAFSIIKAMSTRNDDPAGASRPFDRDRDGFVMGEGAAVMVLEEHDRAVARGARIYAEVIGYGVTNDAYHMTAPRPDGTQAARAMRIALEDAHVAPGEIDYINAHGSSTPLNDPTETLAIKDVFGDHAYRLPMSGTKGYYGHALGASGAIEAAICALAMEREWLPPTVNLAVADDACDLNFLPRSGKSARVDHILTNSFGFGGINAALVLRRVN; the protein is encoded by the coding sequence GTGTCGAGGCGGAGGGCGGTAATCACCGGGATCGGAGCGGTCACGCCGATCGGAACGACCAGCGATGGACTGTGGGAGGGAATCCGGCGCGAGCGCTCGGCCGTCGGCTCGGTCACTCGCTTCGACCCCTCACCGTTCCGCAGCCACAACGCTGCCGAGGTGAACGATTTCGTTCCCGCAGATCACCTCGAGCACAAGAAAGCAAAGCGCCTCGACAGATTCGGGCAGTTCTCCGTCGCAAGCGCGAAGATGGCGCTCGCCGACTCCGGAATCAACCTGGCCGCGGAGGATCGCGACCGGATCGGAACCATCATGGGCACAGCGCTTGGCGGCGTTGCATACGGTGAAGAGCAGTACGGCTCGTTTCTCCAGAGAGGACTGCGCGGCGTCGACCCGCTGCTTGCGCTGACGGTGTTCGGAGGTGCCTCGAGCTGCAACATCGCAATCGAGTTCGGCGCCTACGGTCCGAATTCGACGAATTCGATGAGCTGTGCGTCGGGCACCATCGCGCTCGGCGATGCGTTCCGTCAGATCCGCGACGGATACGCGGATGTGATGATCTCGGGGGGAGCCGAAGCGCCACTGGCTCCTCTTTGTTTTGGCGCCTTCTCGATCATCAAGGCGATGTCCACGCGTAACGACGACCCCGCGGGAGCATCACGACCATTCGACCGCGACCGCGACGGTTTCGTGATGGGTGAAGGCGCAGCCGTGATGGTGCTCGAGGAGCACGACAGGGCCGTGGCGCGGGGTGCGCGCATTTACGCCGAGGTCATCGGGTACGGCGTGACGAACGACGCCTACCATATGACTGCGCCGCGGCCCGATGGAACGCAGGCCGCGCGCGCAATGCGTATCGCGCTCGAAGACGCGCATGTCGCGCCGGGGGAGATCGATTACATCAACGCTCACGGGAGCTCCACACCGCTCAACGATCCGACCGAGACGCTCGCGATCAAGGACGTATTCGGCGACCACGCTTATCGTCTGCCGATGAGCGGAACAAAGGGTTACTACGGCCACGCGCTCGGTGCGTCGGGAGCAATCGAGGCGGCGATCTGCGCGCTGGCGATGGAGCGCGAATGGCTTCCTCCGACTGTCAATCTCGCCGTTGCCGATGACGCGTGCGATCTTAACTTCCTGCCGCGAAGCGGCAAGAGCGCGCGCGTCGATCACATCCTCACGAATTCCTTCGGATTCGGCGGAATCAACGCAGCACTCGTCCTCCGTCGCGTAAACTGA
- a CDS encoding radical SAM protein: MIAVTRKSDHPLPVAHAPTVSADRARVLLVSTNRERQPYPVVPNGLACVASALDAAGHEVRFLDLCFERDPVAASKEAARDFRPSVIGVSIRNIDNSDAIALRHYTPEARLVFHALRAAAPEAKMIAGGAAFGVAPEALFRDFGVDYAVAGDGERASVALVNALARGDAVTSLGGLVRAEGDRVHFTPPGEDADLDSLPSPALHRWIDLKRYERNGATTPIQTKRGCVFKCVYCTYRNVEGWGYRTRSPELVADEIEELKRAAGVTHFDFVDSTFNSPPGHALEVCEAITRREMRVHLDTTNFTPATASPELLSAMRRAGFRTLGITAESASDPVLEKLEKGFTAARVREVAERVEQAGIRTLWIFLVGGPGETSETLEETLGFAKWRLERGDAVYLTVGLRVYPGTTLHRIAMSEGRITPEDSLLDPTFYFSAGLDFDATVIRLKRFAADHPRFMFSADSRSAILPYLTRAASILRLPRPHWQYMGLFQRISRSTNRFLAPQHA; this comes from the coding sequence ATGATCGCAGTTACTCGAAAATCCGACCATCCCCTGCCGGTCGCGCACGCTCCGACAGTCTCTGCGGATCGCGCGCGGGTTCTGCTCGTGAGCACGAATCGCGAGCGCCAGCCCTACCCGGTGGTTCCCAATGGACTGGCGTGCGTCGCCTCGGCGCTCGATGCCGCGGGACACGAGGTTCGGTTTCTGGATCTCTGCTTCGAGCGCGACCCGGTTGCCGCTTCAAAAGAAGCTGCCCGCGACTTCCGCCCGTCCGTCATCGGCGTTTCGATTCGCAACATCGACAACAGCGACGCCATTGCCCTTCGACATTACACGCCCGAGGCGCGACTGGTCTTTCATGCGCTGAGAGCGGCGGCGCCCGAAGCGAAAATGATCGCGGGCGGGGCGGCGTTCGGTGTCGCACCTGAGGCACTGTTCCGCGATTTCGGTGTTGACTACGCCGTCGCCGGTGACGGCGAGCGCGCAAGTGTTGCACTCGTGAACGCACTCGCGCGCGGCGACGCTGTAACATCGCTCGGAGGTCTTGTCCGCGCCGAGGGAGACCGGGTCCATTTCACGCCGCCCGGCGAGGATGCGGATCTCGATTCTCTTCCGTCGCCCGCGCTACATCGGTGGATCGACTTGAAGCGATACGAGCGCAATGGTGCGACGACTCCGATACAGACCAAGCGCGGGTGCGTCTTCAAGTGCGTCTACTGTACTTACCGGAATGTCGAAGGCTGGGGCTACCGAACCCGGTCTCCGGAGCTCGTCGCCGACGAGATCGAGGAGCTGAAGCGCGCTGCCGGTGTGACACACTTCGATTTCGTGGACTCGACGTTCAATTCCCCGCCCGGCCATGCGCTCGAGGTCTGCGAAGCGATCACGCGACGAGAGATGCGCGTTCATCTGGACACGACGAACTTCACGCCAGCCACGGCGTCGCCCGAGCTTCTCTCCGCCATGCGCCGCGCCGGTTTCAGGACGCTCGGCATCACTGCCGAAAGTGCGAGCGATCCCGTGCTGGAGAAGCTCGAGAAGGGCTTCACAGCGGCGCGGGTTCGCGAGGTCGCCGAGCGTGTGGAGCAGGCCGGCATACGAACTCTGTGGATTTTTCTTGTCGGCGGGCCGGGTGAAACAAGCGAGACGCTCGAGGAAACCCTCGGCTTTGCAAAGTGGCGTCTCGAGCGGGGCGATGCGGTTTATCTCACAGTCGGGCTGCGCGTCTATCCTGGAACGACACTTCATCGCATCGCGATGTCCGAGGGTCGCATCACGCCGGAAGACTCGCTGCTCGACCCGACGTTTTACTTCTCAGCCGGGCTCGATTTCGACGCGACGGTCATTCGGCTGAAGCGGTTCGCCGCAGATCACCCGCGATTCATGTTTTCGGCGGATTCGCGGTCGGCAATTCTGCCATACCTGACGCGAGCCGCATCGATTCTCCGACTTCCGCGCCCGCACTGGCAGTACATGGGACTTTTCCAGCGCATTTCCCGCTCGACGAACCGGTTTCTGGCGCCGCAGCATGCGTGA
- a CDS encoding methyltransferase domain-containing protein translates to MSDLLTPRRRRGVELLDDPSVPAEVMTRSMRDVERANHVFGGMRAALMELEPALAETRGSATMLDVGTGAGDIAESARAFAARNGVTLKTIGLDSSEALLGRHRARNDWVVVGKALELPFADRSVDIVMCSQLLHHFPEPQAVALISEMNRVARFRVVISDLRRSWLAAGGLWLASFVLGFHSVSRHDGVVSVMRGFLPRELAGLVASATGQPIAAQRRLGFRVTTSWKPK, encoded by the coding sequence GTGTCAGACCTCCTCACTCCCCGAAGACGGCGCGGCGTCGAGCTGCTCGACGATCCGTCGGTACCGGCGGAAGTGATGACTCGCTCGATGAGGGACGTCGAGCGGGCGAACCATGTCTTCGGAGGAATGCGCGCCGCGCTGATGGAGCTCGAGCCTGCGCTCGCCGAGACTCGCGGCTCCGCCACGATGCTCGATGTCGGCACGGGCGCGGGTGACATCGCCGAATCCGCGCGCGCGTTCGCCGCGCGCAATGGTGTCACTCTCAAGACCATCGGGCTCGACAGCTCGGAGGCGTTGCTTGGCCGCCACCGCGCGCGCAACGACTGGGTAGTCGTCGGAAAAGCACTCGAGCTCCCGTTCGCTGACCGGAGCGTGGACATCGTGATGTGCTCGCAGCTGCTGCATCATTTTCCCGAGCCTCAAGCAGTTGCCCTGATCAGCGAGATGAATCGCGTTGCGCGCTTTCGCGTAGTGATCAGTGACCTCCGCCGCAGCTGGTTGGCCGCCGGCGGCCTGTGGCTGGCTTCATTCGTGCTTGGATTTCATTCTGTGAGTAGACATGACGGAGTCGTCTCGGTTATGCGCGGTTTCCTGCCGCGGGAGCTGGCCGGCCTCGTGGCATCGGCGACCGGGCAGCCGATTGCTGCGCAGCGCCGGCTGGGGTTTCGTGTAACAACCAGCTGGAAACCGAAATGA
- a CDS encoding twin-arginine translocation signal domain-containing protein translates to MNRRDVLTLGAIATVVGGCTPLPPGVRAPTELWAIWSSDSKQVRSSDGFSAIAETWIALDSVSFRPTVISFVAPRDAASGQQSPATPSSPRSARRLSVITSFQGSRYHPDVIRGLTESSDAVAVTAGSIASLLASSPAEGVILDFQEMTAADLQILMDVSRAIADSARAHSAAPITMMIPAADSSGYPARILARVADLLLIRLFPEHGVTTPAGPIVSPSWFTRRLGQRTGEAGVNRIVAGIPADGIIWDNRGARRISYLDAVRLAREANTPIIRDPASGNLHAVSSRDGWEVWVADHELIERLIEEGRRIGVTRFALFGLEGADPQLLEFVREGRAPDR, encoded by the coding sequence ATGAACAGGCGGGACGTTCTCACACTCGGCGCCATTGCCACCGTGGTCGGCGGCTGCACTCCCCTTCCGCCCGGCGTCAGAGCACCAACCGAGCTCTGGGCGATCTGGTCTTCCGATTCAAAACAGGTCCGCTCATCTGATGGATTCTCGGCGATTGCCGAGACGTGGATCGCACTCGACAGCGTGAGCTTCAGGCCTACTGTCATCTCATTCGTCGCGCCTCGGGATGCCGCATCCGGCCAACAATCTCCAGCCACTCCGTCCTCTCCGCGATCGGCTCGCCGACTCTCGGTGATCACCTCTTTTCAGGGCAGTCGCTATCACCCCGATGTCATCCGTGGCTTGACGGAGAGCAGCGACGCCGTTGCGGTGACCGCCGGATCCATTGCGTCGCTATTGGCGTCATCACCGGCGGAGGGCGTGATTCTGGATTTTCAGGAGATGACCGCGGCCGATCTGCAGATTCTCATGGACGTCTCCCGGGCAATCGCGGACTCGGCGCGCGCTCACTCCGCGGCGCCGATCACGATGATGATTCCCGCCGCGGACAGCTCGGGTTATCCCGCAAGAATTCTCGCACGAGTCGCCGATCTTCTCCTAATAAGGCTTTTCCCGGAGCACGGCGTCACCACTCCCGCCGGGCCAATCGTCTCTCCGTCCTGGTTCACCCGGCGGCTCGGCCAGCGTACGGGCGAAGCAGGCGTTAACAGGATCGTCGCCGGCATTCCCGCCGATGGAATTATCTGGGACAACCGTGGCGCGCGCCGGATCTCTTACCTGGACGCGGTTCGCCTCGCGCGGGAAGCGAACACTCCGATCATTCGCGACCCCGCATCAGGGAATCTCCATGCGGTGTCGAGCCGCGACGGCTGGGAGGTGTGGGTCGCGGATCACGAGCTGATCGAGCGGCTCATCGAGGAGGGGAGAAGGATCGGCGTCACTCGGTTCGCGTTGTTCGGGCTCGAGGGGGCTGATCCTCAGCTATTGGAATTTGTGCGCGAGGGTCGTGCCCCTGATCGCTAG